The sequence below is a genomic window from Ischnura elegans chromosome 2, ioIscEleg1.1, whole genome shotgun sequence.
ttttaatcaaaataaagacACTAGAATATTCTAACAGTTCTGTGGCctctgtctctttctctctcaataGTGTGATTGACTGGAAATGGACAGCGGTTACTAGTTCAAACTAGTTGTAACAATGGTGTAACCACAAGAAATCCACAGCCTTTAATCTCATGTCAAAATATCAAAGGTCATTAATAGTGCATCACCaggaattggggcacagtggaaCAGATATCAAAACCAACTTCATTAACTAGACCAACCAGAGCaccaaataattgaatattttttaagccATCTCTACATTGTAGGTGCACGCTGGTCGGTATAAGGAACCCTTAAACAGACTTTTCAATTCCCAAACATTTTTccctttctcctttttttttaattctaccaaAAAGAGGCACAAGCACAGAATCGATAAAACAGGTCAGTCTTCGGTCACAGAGAGTTGAAACATTGCAAAAATACATGGGATGTAACCACAATTTGCAAAAAAAGCAACAGAAGTGTACTCATAACACTATAATagaaaaaagctgaaaatatttccagaaaCCTAAGGGATAatggttttttttcaaatagtggtaAGGGTTAAAAATGCAGAGTGGGCCATCATTAGAATAGCATCCAAAAAGCTCCATCATGACAGTTATTTCAATGTGTGATTCCTACCATATACCTTCTCAGCATCATCTTGTACTCAAAACACATGTGAGATTTTTCTTTcacaattgcaaaaaaatatgtcTGGAATGAATTGTGTCACACTTGCAAAGGACATCAAATACACAAAAATTCTACTGCTCTGGGTTCCAAGTTTTAAAACTACTTTGTATTTCATCTTGACGGTCAATGCAGAATTGCCCTATTGTTTAAACCTAATCCATATGTATAGCCACAACAGTGACTGGTTACAATTATTCTTAGATACACTGTAAATTACTGTTGATACTATTGTATTCCATGTACATAATGCAGCCTACGACTGTAACAGAATCTAAAATGCGTTAACCTTGAGATAATAATTCGCTAAGAGCCCAGATATTGTGGTAGGAGCAGTGAGAAACATGGGAGATGCCGGTAGACCATCGCACACTAAAAAGTTAACACCAGAACAATTGAGAAAGGTGGCAGCATGTTAAGAATAGGACTGTATAGTATTTAATGTAGGGTATGCATTGCTATGTGCATTCGTAGGAATATTTGGGCTAGGCCAGAACTTGACATTCTGTCAACAGAAGTTGTCTGTAGCACCATTTACCCTATGTCCCATATGCAAACCAACCTTTCCCATAAATCTCTGAAACAGAATCTAGAGTAGAGAAAACTGTCCTAAACTGCATTACACTGTGAAAACTGTATTAATAGTGGTAAAATTCCTTAGTAATGTAACAATAAAAGAAGTACTGTGAGATACTGCACAATCTGTTggcttcttttttcatatttttggtcCCAACACCATCATGTATCATTCCACAAGACTCGAGTGTTATTCATGACATGTATGTGGGACAAGAGATGTAAATTCAATTCATTAGAGCAATCAGTATAAGATATAAATAGATATCATAAGTCAGCTGAAATGGATAGATATGTCCGTCCAATGCAAGTGTGAACCATGGAATGGTGAAATATCAATTGTAACACTGTATTCAGACTGTACTGTGTTTTTGTAACAATGGAGTATACAACAAtcagtgagaaaaaaatatttacatttgccATCTTTTGGAGATGGTCTTCCTACAACTGtcacataaaaaaatgcatagaatTAAAGAAAGTGAGACAGGAAATGGGGAGACGGAAGCTTAAAGTGACATATTTCATGACCAGAAACTACAGGCATCAACTGAGAGTGGCATTTGTTTTGAGCTGTACTCAGCACAAGTTTAACATTAATATGAGCCAACTTCAAGCTCATCCCTCACCATGGAAAATACACGAAACATGATAAAAAATTTGTGGATGAGGAACTGTACTAAGTatgtaacaaaataaaacaaaatgcacATATTATTAGTCCCATGACAACAAGTACAATGATTCACGACTGTGTTGAAAGAAAGGGGGTGAAAAGTTTAAGTGGGAAATGGGGGACAGCAATTGATAAAGATTTAAAGGTCTGCTTTAACATACTATATGAGCTACACTCATTCACCCCCATCagttataaaaaatgtaactatAATTACAAAATCAACTCTTAAAAATAGAGATTGAACCACAGATACAAActgaacatgaaaatatttaacagcGGTATTATGTAGGAAAATTAAGgcaaaacatttctaatatacaattttttcctaCATAACAccattttgaagtgaaaataaaaagataattacgAACTATTTAACATTTCTCTTGGTAATAATGGCAGCAAAATTATTTGACCACTAAATTAATTACATAACATATGGTctattgttataaatttaagagTTTCATGCTAAGGCTTCACTGAACAAATGCAACGTATGCATCTCATAATGAAACAAACAAGCTATACACtcctttgaatgaaaatgaacagcATTTGTTATAATAATGTGACTGGTACATATGAAGTCATGATCAACTAAACTATACAATACAACATTACAACCAGTTCACAAAATAAACTCATGctgattaataaaatacaatgtacATTACCTCAtaatgagaaatgataaaataacaaaCACTTTTACTGGGGGGTGAAGAACCACTGCAGCTTGCATTCGCTGTTTATGTCTACACAATAAGTAACAACTCTGTACAAAATTTGACAAATgtttcccagaaaaaaatgcatAGTAATTATCAGTAGCATACAAAATATTcctattattattgaatatttgtgTTTACATGTAATTAAGTTAATATCCATATGTGTCTGCGTATACAGATGTGTGCCGGATCTATGAATGTTTATAGTAAACTACCGATTATACTGTATTGAATGGATGACAACTAAGATATACCTTGTTGCTACTGAATCTACCATTTGCCTGTCTACTTTTGTATTGTGAAAAATTGGAGTATATGTGAATAAGCAGCCGAGTGCTGTAAATAGACTGAAACTGAAACTTTGATAACAGCCCtagcatttgaaaattttgtacagAGATGCATAACAGTTTACAGAGCCTTTTCAGCAGGAAATTGCCCTCAGAGTAAAATCCTCTTTGTAAGAAGTCTGGCAAAAGAAAAGGATAAAACTGGTTTTCACACGACACTTCACTAAAATATCACAGCCCTCTCTCTCCTAGtagagaaatatatattatatgtatatatatatttatatagatttcACATCAGCCCTTTTTCTTTTTCCCTAACACATTTGAATGCACTCTATATATATTCCTATATATATAGCCGTGCCTgaataataccaaaaaataacagaaactgGAGAAAGAGAGTAAAAAAGAGTTAGCACGGCTCTTAATGATTTTTGAatctttttgcaataataaattgTAGGTGTTGTGTGTCCATGTTATGGTTAACGTAAACTGGAATTCCCTTTCCCACCTACATATGCTAgctcttttaaaatttcttaccAAAATATCACGCACATAAAACAACaacaaatcaaaaacaaattACATCTGTACATctcaaatatgattgaaaaaaaGTTTAACATCACTTTATCTCAGCATTGCACTAACGAGTCTGTTTCTCCTTTCTTTCGCCCCCAACTCATTCACATTAAACACACATGCAAGGCTCACACCAAAATTGCTCTCAGTCACACAGCGAATAGCAATAAAAGAGAAATTATGTCTTTTTCTATTCCTTTCCACACTTCCATTCTTGAATTTATCACATATTCACTCTCTCTCACATACACCCAAACACTCACGTTTAAGAACATACACAAGCATGCACACACCTATCGTAAGACCTATTTAACACACAAGTGATCTTGGCTGAGATCTGGattccttaaattttaaatatctggCACATTGTGGAATGTTCCTGTAGGTCATCTTATATTAGAAAGAACAATGGGAAGGGGCCAGTTATAGGAAAGATGGGAGGGTAATAGAGAATATCCCAAAAAGAGCAGTGCCCAGAGCCTCAGTTCGATAAAAATGTGCAAATTTTGAAAAGATCAGTAGATGGATCAGAAGAACATTTAGCATATGAATTCATACACTTGCAGGACAAATGCTGTCTATCATTATAGATCAATGTATATAAACAGCCATCTCAGTTCATACCTCACTGCCAGACAAGAAGTACAATATAACCAGATTTTAATTTGATATGAATATAGCTAGTTAATATAAAAGGCCACATTTGGGGCTAAAAGAGGAAAGGCATATAAATGGGTTGCCTTTTGGATATCCTTTTGTAGGAGAGAGGTTTGGGTAAGAGCCTGCAGGAAAGGGTATTACATGGGCACCTAAGTGTTGCTAGAGGTGACCTAGGATTGGCAAAAATGCAAGGCATTCAACACTGAGGACCAAAGGGGACATTGTTAAGCAGTTTTTCCAAGGTACAAATCCTCATTCAACACCAATAGCAACACAAGATGCCCATGTTGAGGcagcaaaatggaaaataaatacattgattaCGTTAATTTGGAGTGGGCCAATCCAATTTTATGAAGTGGcaattaattttttgcttttcCTTTCTTCCATTTTGTAGTTAGTCACTTCTTCATCAGAAGTAATGATGCTGACGTTTTCTGTTTCTTGTTGTTGTAGGTAGAGGTGTGGTATTGGTGGTAGTGGTGGCGGTTGATTGGTTCATGGGTCAGTCAGTAAGTAAGTTGAATGGGTTAATGGATAAgatggttggttggttggtaggTTGGCTTGGGATGTTGTGTGTAATTTGGTTCTTGAAAATGCTGTTTGTTCCCCCTTCAGTTTATCCTCTTCCTTCAGAGCTTGAATGTCATGTCGGCCACTTGAGGCCACACCAAACTAATTGCACTTCATTATGTCGTGAACAAAATCCTAACTATATAGCCTATATTGATAGAGAAAATATACATTCACAAAATTTGGCTTCATCACAGACAGTTCTTGGCATcccaagaatattttttccaaatcaaaGCAGTCTATCTTGTTGTGAAAGACAGTCTTTCCAATAACTGGGCTTTAAATCTTATattaatgtatatatatatatttatatatctcattttatatttgatcCTTTTCTTAAACTATGCATGCCAAACAACTTCTCACGTGTACACATGCTTGCATACCATAACAAACAAACACCAACATACAGGCACTCACGCTTACATGCAAGCAGCCTTCATTAAGAGTATGGTGTCAAAATGTCCAcccaatattttagaaaattaaattaagaaaagttaCAACAGAAAATGCCATCAAGTTAAAACTGCTTTGATAAATATCTCTTGGGAAACCTCACCACAGAAAATTCAAGTTGGCTTTTTTGTAAAAAGTTTCCCCAAGTATATACAGTTGTTTTTCTCTCCTATCATCACAATATTAAAAAGTCTCTTCGAACAGTTCGGTCAAACTTATGATTTACATACCTTTGGCAACATCGGGATTGTCAAcctcaaagagagaaaaaacacgacattaaaatatgcaaaaagcaTTTCTCTCATGGGGAAATTGGTTCAAGgaaatttttgtgtgaaaaataccaccaaaaaacTACATACAACACTTACAAATCAGTACAGCAAGGTGAAAAATGGACACCTTCATGTTTGTTGTCATCgcatttttttgttgtattcctAAAGTCAGCTAATGAACAATAGAAGTATCAGTCGACATTTGATTTGGTATTTTCCTCAGTTTTAATTTCCTCCCGAACCTCAGGAGGAGGATTGGCAGATTCTTTAACTCCTTCTTCAGACACTTCCAGACTCTTCTCAGACTTTATGTCCTCACTTTGCAATGTCTCTCCTGCAGGAATTTCTGAGCTTCCCTCAGATAACTTACGGGCAATTTTCATGTCTACCTTCACCTCCGTATCTCTCAATTCCAAATCCACAACACTATGATCAGCATTGTCAGTCACTGGACAAGAAACACAATCATCATCACCATCCTCAGCTGCTGATCCTTCCTTTTTATCACAGGCACTTTGCAAACTACATTTCGAATCTGATATTTCCTCCATATTATGTCTGTCATCagtcaaatttttattctcttccacTTCCACTTCAGTAGGCTCAACAACCACACCACTGTCCTTCTGCGTTTTGCCCTCATCATCCGCGGGCACTCTAGATAAGTCCACCACAGCCTCAGCAGTTGGCTGCGGGGGTgctggagggggtgggggggaccGTGGTGGGGAGCGGGACAATGTGCCAAGGCGACTATTACGGCATAGCTGGTCCAACAGCGTCACATTTGACATCCCTTCTGGTGCCAGCCTTCCTCCACTCATCAACCCCCCACCAATACCACCCCCAGCACTCTCTCCACCAGGAATTCCCATCTCCAATCGTGATCTAATGAGGCCATCTAAGAAGCTTCCTGCGATGGGGTTTGCACTGTTGCCCATGCCTCCACCCATCCCTCCCGTAGAGCCTGGGACAGCAGGTCGCCCGGCCACCGCAGCAGCGACAGCTGCGCCCCCTGTCGTGTCCGCCTGGAGCATCTGCATCATGGCCGAAGCAAAAATCTGCTCTCGAGATATTTCTATGGGCAGGTGTGACTGGAATGCAGCAGCCGCCGCGGCAGCCGATGGGGGCCAGAAGGAGAAAGCTGTGGCACTAGGGTGAGGAGCTGAGGAGGGGTACGATACGGAGGATGGGGATGGAGACGATGGGGAAGGGGAGGCAGACAACGTCGATTGGTTCCCCTCGAACGGGGACCTCATCTTGAGACCACCGTTGGGGGGGAGGAGGGACAGCGGGGGTCCACAGTGGGGACTGCCAAACGTCTGGGGGACCTTGGATTTGACGTGCGGTAAGGCCGAGCTCAGGGAAGGCTTGGTGATTTTGTCGGGTCCAACACCCATACCCACCTTCCTGTCACCCATGTCAGCTGTTGACGAATAATTCGTGTGAGACATCTGGTGCTGCTTCCCCAAAAGGCTGTGCTGTTGGCCCTTGGGCTCTCTCTTGCGAGGTCTCATGAGATGCCTTTCTTTGACCTTGTATTCAAGTGTTGAGTGAGGCACACCGTAGTAGGAACCAGCCCTGTGGACACTCATCTCTCCTCTTTGCACAGCTCTCACTGCCTCCACCAAGCTATCTCGATCATAGTTCCTGTACTTCCCTCTCTTAGGGCGCGTTCCTTTCCCACCAGTCACGTTTGTGCCAGTTGTGCATGTCGTCGTTGTAGTAGAGGCAGTTGTTGTCGAGGAGGCACTTTTGGCAGTAGATGCTTTGGAAGTGTCGCAAGCCATGTTCTGGCTTGAACCAACATCACTACCATACCTCCCCCTTTTATTATCTTGGAATACATTTCCCACCCTCTTTTCTGCACTTGATACCACTGGGTCAACCATGCCAAACCTTTGGTTAACCATTGCACGAGCCATTAGTTCTCTGGGTCCCAGAGCCCTCAAGCCCCCCACATTGACAGCTGGTGATGGGATAGGAGAGCTGGATTCACTACCAACTTCAGCACAAGTTGGACCTCCTCCACCAGAGGCTATGGATTGACTAGACTCTTCCCCGGCCACCCCATTCTTGGTTGGCTTGTAGGACGGAATTTTCAGTATCACATTTGGAGCTGGGCTAGTCACAGATGCCTCACGgcttccctcctcctccctctgaACAACACTTCCTTCGGCTGCCTCGGATGGCACCCCGCTACCACCATCGGAACTCTTCCCCATCATCGTTGGTTGCATCTCTCCCTCATCTTGCTCCAGCCCACAGGTGTCACCACTACCCCCTTCTAGGCCCTCCCGATGGTATCCGTTTACCCTACCCCCGGCCTCTCTCTCCACTGCCATTCGCCTCATCAGCTCAGGCAGGTGAGCTGGGTGCCTTAGGCCGGCCCTCTTCCTGATGGAATCCATGCCGGGGCTAGAGGTGCCCTCCTGCCTGCTTGGCCCGTCCCCCCCAAACATACCACTGCCGGCAAACATGTTGGCAATGTACGGAGCGAGGGCTGCCTTGTCCAGCAAGTCGGGGGAAGGAAACACGTCAAACGGGTTGCTGCCTCCTCCCATCCCACTACTCCTGTTGCCAGGACCACCTTGGAGGAGCTGTCGGAGCGAATCCGTCGTGGCAAGGCTGTCCAGCCCAGAGTAACGCACCAGATCATCCATTGAGAGTGAAACTTTCCTACCTTCAGCCTCCTCTCCATCGACTATCCTCCTCATTGGTTCATCCTCGTTGGCGTCCTCCTGTGCCTCCGTTCCCTCACCTTTGATTCGTCCAGATGCAACCATCACCACCtcactctcctcctcctcttcatcctcCAGTCCGCGTGATCCCCTCATCTCCATCCCCATTGCAGGATTGTGTGTCAGGGCAGCTGCGGCTGTGGAGAAGTACCCTCCTCGTGGCCCAGTCATTCCTCGACCACCTCGGGGGCCAGGACCCCCTAATCCACCTGTGTGGTTTCTCTCACGCTCCATAGCCAACTTGTACACCTAAGGggcataaaaattacctaattaaccctcaaaataccatttcatGAAATGCAAAAGTGTAATTAACTACAATGCAACTCCTTTTaatcaacaattttaaaaatttaccaaaatttgGTTGGGATAGTTAAGTTTTAATGTCTTGGATCAACTTGTTTAGTTATATATCCAAGGAAGAATGAGAATTTATGAAATTGAAGTAAAAGACAAGCTGAAAATAGCATATTAAATGCCCAAATCTCATTGATATCAGCCAtgggctatttttttaaatataaaatactggGAAATATTGCTGGTAAAATTCTGTATTGTGCACCAACTCAGAGCATGCATATTGAAAACATAGCTCTAGAATGTTTGTGGCTATGTATGATTActaagatagatatttttttgagaataaGCATTGATGGAAATGGGGAAAAtcagatttatttaaattttgccaTGCATATGTGTTGTTATTGGCTACCTACTACATGCAGTAGTTGCTTAAgcaaaaatagtaattattattaacatttatattgGCTACAGATGCCTAAAAATACACAAGAAATGGTGGCAGTAAATTCGCAAATCTTTAGTTCAACCTCATACAAGATACTTCATATTTCCTTCACATTATTTAACAAGTTCAATAACCCCATATTTCCCTCCTTCCAAACTTTCTCCAAATCATCTTTAGTGTATATGTGGCTTGCAGAGTTTATTATTGTCCTGTTTTGTCTAGAAAATAGTACTACAGGCATAAATAgggtatataaaaataaatattggggAATGAAATGGTGAGTTATTAAAATTCAGGTATAACATTGCTGGATTCAACAATTTATCTTTTCAATCTTCCAATTTGATTTTTACTTGTGCCCATTAAAATAGATGCAGAGGGTGACAATTTTTTTAGACCTTCAAAAAGCTGCTAAGTATGtacttcataaattttattttaaggatgGACAACAAAAACCCACAATTGATTGGTCTTCAGGAAGTCATGTACCCTTCACCCTCACCACCCAAAACATTTGGGACTACTTCTCAGATTTCAGTGATGACATGCATTAACTTGGATATTTGTGTATGCCTCACAAATTATGACATCTCAAAGTCATCTCTAATATGTACTAAgttagtaaaaattaaaactgaaaaaaatagaaaactactGGGTGAAATATTTCACGCTATGACTTATGTTTCATTTTAAGTCCTGATATCAGATCATTTATTAAGTATATTTATCCAAATTCAAGGAAATACTTCAACCATGCCAAAAATAAACTGAACTAAGTCATTACATCATATATATAAGCAAAAAGGAGAttcagttgaggacctcaaatccggaatcaaGAAACCCAGAAAATCAGAAATCCGGAgggtttgaaaattcctctgcgtagtgtttcgacttgccacctcgtggtaCCATACATTGCCAAGTTCACTATCGTAGCATCCCCACATTAGCCACACTTAAGGCTAATGTGAATGAACCCCTTATGCCCTCTCAttgcatggaaataaaatttcagaaaatgatTTCAACCTTACTCACTCATTCACCAATCCTGATCTAGTGTTTCCAAAAAAGGGAACGTGGCTTGAAGCTAATAGCATAGAGTGGGAAACTTGGCTGctgttcaaatcctgggtgaagccttttACACCCGTAAATGAATCCTCAAAGTGCGAAATCGCACAGGGAAAGGAACATTCGCCCTACCAATGGCATaatggcataactaggaatatgctttaggggaaGATTGAGAGGCCTGGGGGGCGACCCCTAGACCCATGGCAATGGGGGTCCGGGAAAACTTAAGAAAAtacatttacatcattttgacacttaaaattcaacttaaaaCTGATGCAGATATTATATGCCCAAActtgacaatagttttaaatatctttttttatttctctgaggctttgggaggggggatctatcccctcatcccttcATAGTTACCCCACTGcgccctaccctgaatgtgtagaTTTCACTTGCTTGTGGCTCAGTCTGGGGATatctctaccctcatctatcacAACCAACCTTTGGCTGGAATCAcagtgaatgatattttaaaatatacagatTCATACCAACTATCTAAGTATCAATTTGAtgcattttatgaaatgaaacctccattttgataaattagtggcAAAATATCAATGATCTTAATTCTTCCATGGAAAATGGCTATGGAAGCTTTTCATGCCAACTGCTATTTGCCCAATGAATAATTGCAAAATAAGGCATTCACCTTCTCTAACTCACCCTTGGATCTCTGATGTGGTTGGAGTGTTCAGGCTTCTTATTCAATTCAAAAGAACAAGTTGGGAAAATATCACAAAAAGCAAATCTAAGGATATAATTCCCCTAATAAATCACATTATTCCTGGAGTTTCTTGGCCTGCTTAATTTCCTAAGTAGAGGGGTGGGATGCTGACTTATATGTACACTAACTAGTTTAATAAATTGAGAATTAATCTAATATGATGCATTATTTACCTTCCATGACTCTCGATAATTTTGGTGAgggagataaatttaaatttactactAGCCACAGTTCATTTTGCTTATGACTCTTATACATTCCTTCATCACAATTGTGTATATAACACAATTTACCTAGCTCTCTACTGACACCTTGATTTTAAtcaagacaatagttttcaaattgacttaagtgaaaaatatttgattcctTTTTATCCTAGCTCTCAACCCCATTTCTAAGCCGAGGAACCAGTAGAACCAAGCACCAAAATACCACACTAACCCATCTATAATATTTCTGATCTGCGTTTAAAAActgaaagaatattatttatgttttctcaACAGCTTGAGCAATCGATTGTCAGTAAGACATATTAATATAATTCAGGACCAAACAAAGTGCATCATGATTTTTCTTTACACTAAAACCTCAACACTTAAGTTTCATGATGTGAAATCTTCATCTATAAATATAAAAGgggatgtctatttgtctgtctgctttgcatttttatatggctgcacggattgcgactaAAGTTGGTACCTCGGTGCatttcatgctcccaaaccccatagtgctactttcggttgcattCAACTTATCCTTTGCATCATTTTCTCATTCCCAAATCCTGCAAGTGCACTCAGCACCACCTTGCACCCATTCCCCGctctctgcttactctcccacttCCCCATAACATTCCCATTCAATCTGCCATGTTAGTACGTTTGTGAGTGCTGTGTTCAAGGTAAAGGCGGATTTCTTCAATTTTGGTGTACATGCGTTGACAGCAAATTGGTGGAAAAGGTTCCTGGTGAGTAACAAATGATTTACGATGAAATGTCTCACCATGAATCACTTAATTTTTGATTAAAACCAATTCATTCTCTCTGTGCAAAcatttttgctggggtatgcgttcaaaCAACGTTTTTTGTCTACACACATAACGATGTGGAGCGGGATATAAGCTGATCCTGTGTGCggcaaaaggaaataattttttccattatttgctgcTCATCATGCCAAAAAATCCTGCCATGCTACTATGAATCCTAAGTTTCTCACTACTCTGAttactatctttcccgagcaacgctgggtggcTTGCTATTGTATAAATGGACAATGAAATTTGGTgggatgaaaatgaatgcatacatTTTGATGGCCTACTGAAAGTAAAGAGGGGATGGGTAAACAAGGTCCAATCATgaatgattttacactttcccggcgaacagaatatttaaacttttctcaggtTTCCGCCTTCGGGttgccttgagaatgggtgacgagtcggaaccaGAAACGTTGGTGCTCTTCGAATGTCTTACCCGTGCGGAAACccaagaaaagtttaaatataaggTCCAATCACATTTATAATGGAAACTCACTTAATAATGGTTAAATGCAAGGCTGCAAGTAGGGGAGATGTACAGCCAAGTTTTTGCCACATACAAAATTAGGGaaaa
It includes:
- the LOC124154200 gene encoding mushroom body large-type Kenyon cell-specific protein 1 isoform X2: MAECSYARCVQERRAIKKELQRWTKNIVFLVGLERVAEELMGRRKWKKYQELVYNVPLKAGEETQTLESATEIKDWEPEDRCCFCDGGVFLDSTSPHSESSQSSRDTPPLPDSISAAFPHLPLSLRHSDSAAASNEGGGEGTTALGPLTPPVPHLADPRSPFSLSPYHHHHRHHHHRRPHAAADRTPNSLAVPPRAAPMATLEAASSMAASLVTEAAALSSRPGVSPSKTPASASAVAAAAAAASLGPQFFPPSAAAAIFPWYLPPQHTSAIVSQLSRHGGPTPPTPSEEDRGSSVESSSSDVEEDVGGRRGAPSAAGAAVGFAAVLPPGALPMASPIPPLPSPSSPTGAGALSFEQPLDLSAKAPRPPQEMHMDAMGVGMSPVPPSSLRVPNVDNKHIFKAKPRMSALGSRRTYTEEELQAALRDIQSGKLGTRRAAVIYGIPRSTLRNKVYKLAMERERNHTGGLGGPGPRGGRGMTGPRGGYFSTAAAALTHNPAMGMEMRGSRGLEDEEEEESEVVMVASGRIKGEGTEAQEDANEDEPMRRIVDGEEAEGRKVSLSMDDLVRYSGLDSLATTDSLRQLLQGGPGNRSSGMGGGSNPFDVFPSPDLLDKAALAPYIANMFAGSGMFGGDGPSRQEGTSSPGMDSIRKRAGLRHPAHLPELMRRMAVEREAGGRVNGYHREGLEGGSGDTCGLEQDEGEMQPTMMGKSSDGGSGVPSEAAEGSVVQREEEGSREASVTSPAPNVILKIPSYKPTKNGVAGEESSQSIASGGGGPTCAEVGSESSSPIPSPAVNVGGLRALGPRELMARAMVNQRFGMVDPVVSSAEKRVGNVFQDNKRGRYGSDVGSSQNMACDTSKASTAKSASSTTTASTTTTTCTTGTNVTGGKGTRPKRGKYRNYDRDSLVEAVRAVQRGEMSVHRAGSYYGVPHSTLEYKVKERHLMRPRKREPKGQQHSLLGKQHQMSHTNYSSTADMGDRKVGMGVGPDKITKPSLSSALPHVKSKVPQTFGSPHCGPPLSLLPPNGGLKMRSPFEGNQSTLSASPSPSSPSPSSVSYPSSAPHPSATAFSFWPPSAAAAAAAFQSHLPIEISREQIFASAMMQMLQADTTGGAAVAAAVAGRPAVPGSTGGMGGGMGNSANPIAGSFLDGLIRSRLEMGIPGGESAGGGIGGGLMSGGRLAPEGMSNVTLLDQLCRNSRLGTLSRSPPRSPPPPPAPPQPTAEAVVDLSRVPADDEGKTQKDSGVVVEPTEVEVEENKNLTDDRHNMEEISDSKCSLQSACDKKEGSAAEDGDDDCVSCPVTDNADHSVVDLELRDTEVKVDMKIARKLSEGSSEIPAGETLQSEDIKSEKSLEVSEEGVKESANPPPEVREEIKTEENTKSNVD